Proteins encoded by one window of Lactobacillus paragasseri:
- a CDS encoding ABC transporter ATP-binding protein, giving the protein MLLKVRNLSKSFQNGTKAIEDLSFDIPAGKITTFLGFNGAGKTTSLKIILNLLLPDEGKIYFENKLLKNDFTPLLKQTGVVLESARNMFYALTPMENFIYWGAQRGLNKKVARKNGLELLEKFDLLSKKDTVIFELSRGMQQIITICCALISKPKFLVLDEPTLGLDIEAVETVERILKTLASEGVAILLTTHELAFAQRIADQILLIKKGRLIYSGSKADCLDKFNQEKFITVQFSQALSNNQRAVLESIAKIISINNTTYQLILSNRKNLSHLLKFLTQFKLMDLKTKNKGLNEVVDFYMKGKNEDGSIKSGISA; this is encoded by the coding sequence ATGTTACTTAAAGTAAGAAACTTAAGCAAAAGTTTTCAAAATGGAACAAAGGCAATTGAAGATTTATCATTTGATATTCCCGCTGGAAAAATAACTACTTTTTTAGGATTTAATGGAGCGGGAAAAACGACAAGTTTAAAAATAATTTTGAACTTATTGCTTCCTGATGAAGGAAAAATATATTTTGAAAATAAATTGCTAAAAAATGACTTTACGCCTTTATTAAAACAAACCGGGGTAGTTTTAGAGAGTGCACGTAATATGTTTTATGCTTTGACACCAATGGAAAATTTTATCTATTGGGGAGCTCAACGTGGACTAAATAAAAAAGTAGCACGAAAAAATGGCTTAGAACTATTAGAAAAATTTGATCTCTTGTCTAAAAAGGATACGGTTATTTTTGAATTAAGTCGAGGGATGCAGCAGATTATTACTATTTGCTGTGCGTTAATCTCTAAGCCTAAATTTTTAGTTTTAGACGAACCGACTCTTGGTTTAGATATTGAAGCGGTAGAAACTGTGGAACGAATATTAAAAACATTAGCTTCTGAAGGAGTTGCAATTTTATTAACTACGCATGAATTGGCATTTGCTCAAAGAATTGCAGATCAGATTCTCCTAATAAAGAAAGGACGGTTAATTTATAGCGGTAGTAAAGCTGATTGTTTAGATAAATTCAATCAAGAAAAATTTATCACAGTTCAATTTTCACAAGCTCTGTCAAACAATCAACGAGCAGTTTTAGAAAGTATTGCTAAGATTATTTCGATTAATAATACTACTTATCAATTGATTTTATCTAATCGAAAAAATTTATCGCATTTATTAAAATTTTTAACTCAATTTAAATTGATGGATCTAAAAACTAAAAATAAAGGTTTAAATGAAGTGGTTGATTTTTATATGAAAGGAAAGAATGAAGATGGTAGCATTAAAAGCGGAATTTCAGCGTGA
- a CDS encoding DUF3021 domain-containing protein — MKHIVRLINSGLVGIGIGMTWLGIDILQNQFFKNGLETTISVKYFLFWLGSSFLIGIFFYFASLVFEHDNWSLKKQIFINFFICLGAWLSFYLFLNKFNYSGSALLKAIVDFIIMYALAYGIYFYHLWHEVKRINKKLKEI; from the coding sequence ATGAAACATATTGTACGTTTAATTAATAGTGGATTAGTAGGAATAGGAATTGGGATGACTTGGCTGGGAATTGATATTTTACAAAATCAGTTTTTCAAGAATGGATTAGAGACAACTATTTCGGTAAAATATTTTCTTTTCTGGTTAGGGTCTTCGTTTTTGATTGGAATTTTCTTTTATTTTGCCAGTTTGGTTTTTGAGCATGATAATTGGTCTTTAAAAAAACAAATCTTTATAAACTTTTTCATTTGTCTTGGCGCATGGTTAAGCTTTTATCTCTTTTTAAATAAGTTTAACTATTCTGGATCAGCATTACTAAAAGCGATTGTTGATTTTATTATTATGTATGCTTTAGCATACGGAATTTATTTTTATCATTTATGGCATGAGGTTAAGCGAATTAATAAGAAACTGAAAGAAATTTAA
- a CDS encoding LytTR family DNA-binding domain-containing protein: MEIKFNIDKDLQKEKAEFWLKKMTDKIRKITQELQSDPQILWGYRKETAYAIEVSKIYLIQVENEKTIIYTQDKTYLFKGRLYQASINLPTDFIEASRSAILNYRFIDHLEIISNGNIDALMKNGLRVQIARRKIKKLKERLGL; encoded by the coding sequence ATGGAAATAAAGTTTAATATCGATAAAGATTTACAAAAAGAAAAAGCTGAATTTTGGCTAAAGAAGATGACAGACAAGATAAGAAAAATCACTCAAGAATTGCAGTCTGATCCTCAAATTTTATGGGGATATCGAAAAGAAACAGCATATGCGATTGAAGTTTCAAAAATATATTTAATTCAAGTAGAAAATGAAAAGACAATAATTTATACGCAGGATAAAACATATCTTTTTAAAGGTAGACTTTATCAAGCCAGCATTAACTTACCAACTGATTTTATTGAAGCATCCCGAAGTGCAATTCTAAATTATCGTTTTATCGATCATTTAGAAATTATCAGTAATGGTAATATCGATGCCTTGATGAAAAACGGATTACGTGTGCAAATTGCCCGTCGAAAAATAAAAAAATTAAAGGAGAGACTGGGATTATGA
- the thrS gene encoding threonine--tRNA ligase, with protein MSFSVTLPDGSKKDFDKAVSVKELASSIATSLGKAAVGAKINGEMKPLDYVVDEDVEAAIITDKDEEGLDILRATAAFLLEAIAKRKYPELRLGMHEADEGGFFVDTDKEDQIKITELPELEKEMQKAIKNGEKIEYTSMKKSELEDIFKDDQFKLDLLKDEKDEVAVYKLGDFVDFGFEALLPNTGKIKNFKLLSVAGAYWLGKSSNPMLQRIFGTAFFKKAALDEDLKRRAEIKERDHRTIGRDLDLFFVDPKVGAGLPYWMPKGATIRRVVERYIVDKEVADGYEHVYTPVLMNVDAYKTSGHWAHYRDDMFPPMDMGDGEMLELRPMNCPSHIQIYKHHIRSYRELPIRIAELGMMHRYEKSGALSGLQRVREMTLNDGHTFVALDQIREEFAKVLKLIMDVYKDFDITDYYFRLSYRDPKNTDKYYANDEMWEKSQSMLKAAMDDLGLDYVEAEGEAAFYGPKLDIQTKTALGNDETMSTIQLDFMLPERFGLTYVGQDGEEHRPVMIHRGIVGTMERFIAYLTEIYKGAFPTWLAPVQAEIIPVNEEAHGAYADKVREELAKRGFRAEVDHRNEKLGYKIRESQTQKVPYTLVLGDDEMNANGVNVRRYGTEEQISKSLDDFIAEIDADVKSYSREK; from the coding sequence ATGAGTTTTTCTGTAACTTTGCCAGACGGCTCAAAGAAAGATTTTGACAAGGCAGTTTCTGTTAAAGAACTAGCATCTTCAATTGCTACTTCTCTAGGAAAAGCTGCTGTTGGTGCAAAAATTAACGGCGAAATGAAGCCTTTAGATTACGTTGTTGATGAAGATGTAGAAGCAGCTATCATCACTGATAAGGATGAAGAAGGTTTAGACATTTTACGTGCTACTGCTGCATTTTTGCTTGAAGCTATTGCTAAGCGTAAGTATCCAGAATTACGTTTGGGAATGCACGAAGCAGATGAGGGTGGCTTCTTTGTAGATACTGATAAGGAAGATCAAATTAAAATTACTGAATTGCCAGAACTTGAAAAAGAAATGCAAAAGGCAATCAAGAATGGCGAAAAGATCGAATATACTTCAATGAAAAAGAGTGAATTGGAAGATATCTTTAAAGATGACCAATTCAAATTAGATCTTTTAAAGGACGAAAAAGACGAAGTTGCAGTTTACAAATTAGGTGACTTTGTTGACTTTGGTTTTGAAGCTTTATTACCAAATACTGGTAAGATTAAGAACTTTAAGCTTTTATCAGTTGCTGGTGCATACTGGTTAGGTAAATCTTCTAACCCAATGCTTCAAAGAATTTTTGGTACTGCATTCTTTAAGAAGGCAGCTTTAGATGAAGATTTAAAGCGTCGCGCTGAAATTAAGGAAAGAGATCACAGAACTATTGGTAGAGACTTAGACTTATTCTTTGTTGATCCTAAAGTTGGTGCAGGTCTTCCTTACTGGATGCCAAAGGGTGCTACTATTCGTCGCGTTGTCGAGAGATACATTGTTGATAAAGAAGTTGCTGATGGCTATGAACATGTTTATACTCCAGTTTTGATGAACGTAGATGCATACAAGACTTCTGGTCACTGGGCACACTATCGTGATGACATGTTTCCACCAATGGACATGGGTGATGGTGAAATGCTTGAACTTCGCCCAATGAACTGTCCTTCACATATTCAAATCTATAAGCACCACATTCGTTCATACCGTGAATTGCCAATCCGTATCGCTGAATTAGGTATGATGCACAGATACGAAAAGTCAGGTGCTCTATCAGGTTTACAACGTGTACGTGAAATGACTTTGAATGATGGTCACACTTTTGTTGCACTTGACCAAATCAGAGAAGAATTTGCTAAAGTTTTGAAGTTGATCATGGATGTTTACAAAGACTTCGATATTACTGATTACTACTTCAGACTTTCATACCGTGATCCAAAGAACACTGATAAGTATTACGCAAATGATGAAATGTGGGAGAAATCTCAATCAATGCTTAAGGCAGCTATGGATGATCTTGGCCTTGATTATGTTGAAGCAGAAGGTGAAGCAGCATTCTATGGTCCTAAGCTTGATATTCAAACTAAGACTGCTTTAGGTAACGATGAAACTATGTCAACTATCCAACTTGACTTTATGCTTCCAGAAAGATTTGGCTTAACTTATGTAGGTCAAGATGGTGAAGAACACCGTCCAGTTATGATCCACCGTGGTATTGTTGGTACTATGGAAAGATTCATTGCTTACTTAACTGAAATTTACAAGGGTGCCTTCCCAACTTGGCTTGCTCCAGTTCAAGCTGAAATTATCCCAGTTAACGAGGAAGCTCATGGCGCATATGCTGATAAGGTTCGTGAAGAATTAGCTAAGCGCGGATTTAGAGCAGAAGTAGACCACAGAAACGAAAAACTTGGTTACAAGATTCGTGAATCACAAACTCAAAAAGTTCCTTATACTTTAGTTTTGGGTGACGATGAAATGAATGCCAATGGTGTTAATGTTCGTCGCTATGGTACTGAAGAACAAATTTCTAAGAGTTTAGATGACTTTATTGCTGAAATTGATGCAGATGTTAAGTCATACTCAAGAGAAAAATAA
- the dnaI gene encoding primosomal protein DnaI: MEDISEVITRIIKKRKLSEDGKKIAKTAIKHPSVQAFLAQNKDKLNKEIVQASLPTIFNYVEQIEAPNPVMEGYTPKLFLNGKVIDITYVPTEAKLNSEAKMRAERRIELIDLPGKLRHVELENVDSTPERDAALNEVAMFLASFKKNKHIKGLYLTGDFGVGKTYILAGLANAIARQGSRVVFLHVPSFIASLGSHFQDNSLSDEIDRIASAPVLVFDDIGAETLSEWSRDDVLGVILQKRMDNVLPTFFSSNMTMDDLAEHFAETRNNVDEVKARRLMERVRFLSKEVFVGGKNRRN, encoded by the coding sequence GTGGAAGATATTTCTGAAGTAATCACACGTATTATCAAGAAAAGAAAATTGAGCGAAGATGGAAAAAAGATTGCTAAAACAGCAATAAAGCATCCCAGTGTTCAAGCCTTTCTCGCACAAAATAAAGACAAATTGAATAAAGAAATTGTGCAGGCTTCTCTTCCTACGATTTTTAACTATGTTGAGCAAATTGAGGCGCCAAACCCTGTGATGGAAGGATATACGCCAAAGCTTTTTCTTAATGGAAAGGTAATTGATATTACCTATGTTCCAACTGAGGCAAAGTTAAACTCAGAAGCTAAAATGCGGGCAGAACGCAGGATTGAATTGATTGATCTACCAGGAAAACTACGTCATGTTGAACTAGAAAATGTTGATTCAACTCCTGAACGGGATGCTGCATTAAATGAAGTAGCTATGTTTTTAGCCAGTTTTAAGAAGAACAAACATATCAAAGGTTTGTATCTAACTGGTGATTTTGGTGTAGGAAAAACGTATATCTTAGCTGGGTTAGCTAACGCTATTGCGCGTCAAGGAAGTCGAGTAGTCTTTTTACATGTACCTTCTTTTATTGCCAGTTTGGGGAGCCATTTTCAAGATAATAGCTTAAGTGACGAGATTGATCGTATTGCATCAGCTCCTGTTTTAGTTTTTGATGATATTGGAGCAGAGACTCTAAGTGAATGGTCACGTGATGACGTGTTAGGCGTTATTTTGCAAAAACGCATGGATAATGTTTTACCAACATTTTTTAGTTCAAATATGACAATGGATGATTTGGCTGAACATTTTGCTGAAACAAGAAATAATGTTGATGAGGTTAAGGCAAGACGCTTAATGGAGCGGGTTCGTTTCTTGAGTAAAGAGGTTTTTGTTGGCGGTAAAAATCGTAGAAATTAA
- a CDS encoding DnaD domain protein has translation MFESADPKQPFYVANQVAVSEENIKVLTTLFEPLVGIRGVGLYITLTKEFDEVPFAKDYKTLYQLQDQTNLKLEDLFKTLHHLEATGLIKTFLGSNPVLGEVLIFEVEKVPSAGEFFHTFLLSSLLLERVGNVAFDRLVKKFTPRTFVGLKDAKEVTSGFFDVFHLSAENAIDAPVEVKEAAGEVPKDAKGEIKLGNEPVKVDWSFLVDLFESYHIKKEEVLKHQVEIKQIIDFYHLTEQEFVETALITMSAGTDKLNMYAIQNAVNENFGLNRNKEMVKKQLRQTPKDADHAIKKLSKADADLIREVDSKVPTDYLYELKEKKGGYVTANEKKVIFRLQDQMGLTPPLINLIVHTCFEYDAVLTNNLADRIANDWLQQGITTPTEAIAYLKERKNKRSHQYYRAPKKNIRKTTDWSKYEKQHQNKKTTMSAEERNRIFREFGKNE, from the coding sequence GTGTTTGAAAGTGCTGACCCTAAGCAGCCTTTTTATGTGGCTAATCAAGTAGCTGTTAGTGAAGAAAATATAAAAGTTTTAACTACTCTTTTTGAGCCTCTTGTGGGTATTCGTGGAGTAGGATTATATATAACATTGACAAAAGAATTTGATGAAGTACCTTTTGCCAAAGATTATAAAACTTTATATCAACTTCAAGATCAAACAAACTTAAAATTAGAGGACTTATTTAAAACTTTGCATCATTTAGAGGCAACAGGCTTAATTAAGACATTTTTAGGTTCAAATCCTGTTTTAGGCGAGGTTTTGATTTTTGAAGTAGAAAAAGTTCCTTCAGCAGGTGAGTTCTTTCACACCTTTTTACTTTCAAGTTTGTTGCTTGAACGAGTAGGAAATGTAGCTTTTGATCGTTTGGTAAAAAAATTTACTCCGCGAACTTTTGTCGGTTTAAAAGATGCTAAGGAAGTTACTAGTGGCTTTTTTGATGTTTTTCACTTGAGTGCTGAAAATGCGATTGATGCACCAGTTGAAGTTAAAGAAGCGGCTGGTGAAGTTCCTAAGGATGCCAAAGGTGAAATTAAGTTAGGTAATGAGCCGGTAAAAGTTGACTGGAGCTTTTTGGTTGATTTGTTTGAGAGCTATCATATTAAGAAAGAAGAAGTTTTAAAGCACCAGGTAGAAATTAAACAGATTATTGATTTTTACCATTTAACTGAGCAAGAATTTGTCGAAACTGCGCTGATTACGATGTCAGCTGGGACAGATAAACTCAATATGTATGCAATTCAAAATGCAGTTAATGAAAACTTTGGACTTAATCGCAATAAAGAAATGGTTAAAAAGCAGTTACGTCAAACTCCTAAAGATGCTGATCATGCAATTAAAAAATTATCAAAAGCAGATGCAGATCTAATTCGTGAAGTAGATAGTAAGGTGCCAACTGATTATTTATACGAATTAAAAGAGAAAAAAGGTGGCTATGTAACTGCAAATGAAAAGAAAGTTATCTTTCGTTTGCAAGATCAAATGGGGTTAACACCACCTTTAATTAATTTGATTGTTCATACTTGTTTTGAATATGATGCTGTGTTGACTAATAATTTAGCTGATCGAATTGCTAATGATTGGCTTCAGCAAGGAATAACCACGCCAACTGAAGCTATCGCATATCTTAAGGAACGAAAGAATAAACGTAGTCATCAATATTATCGTGCTCCCAAAAAGAATATTCGTAAGACAACTGATTGGTCGAAGTATGAAAAACAGCATCAAAATAAGAAAACAACCATGTCAGCTGAGGAAAGAAATCGAATCTTTCGTGAATTTGGTAAAAATGAATAG
- the nrdR gene encoding transcriptional regulator NrdR, which produces MECPNCHKNASRVIDSRPSDENRAIRRRIECENCGFRFTTFERVERSPLLVIKNDGTREAFNRDKILHGVMMAAQKRPISSEQLDTLVDHVENEIRKQGLNEISSKDIGNLVMKELANLDDVAYIRFASIYRQFKDVSGFMEAMEDMMAKHDKE; this is translated from the coding sequence ATGGAATGTCCAAATTGCCACAAGAATGCTTCAAGAGTAATTGATTCTCGTCCAAGCGATGAAAATAGAGCAATTAGACGACGCATAGAATGTGAAAATTGTGGTTTTCGCTTTACTACTTTTGAAAGAGTAGAGCGCTCGCCTCTATTGGTAATCAAAAATGATGGGACTCGTGAGGCCTTTAACCGCGATAAAATTTTGCATGGCGTAATGATGGCTGCGCAAAAGAGACCAATTTCAAGCGAACAACTAGATACTTTAGTAGATCATGTAGAAAATGAAATTAGAAAGCAAGGTCTTAATGAAATTTCATCTAAAGACATTGGTAATTTGGTGATGAAGGAATTGGCTAATTTAGATGATGTAGCTTACATTCGATTTGCAAGTATTTATCGCCAATTTAAAGATGTTTCAGGATTTATGGAAGCCATGGAAGATATGATGGCTAAACATGATAAGGAGTAG